The following proteins are encoded in a genomic region of Planctomycetaceae bacterium:
- a CDS encoding PEP-CTERM sorting domain-containing protein, translating into MKRTITAVLALGLIMTLAGVAQAAVGDILSSAGWTTREGVTSGWPSNTGIKAINGDGLNGLYHDPGIYDNWGPVWFTQINEGNQWINTFSPGRIWLMVDMQEVQTIGTINVWNFGDPASHPAGFNLGAKNVDIYYAGDGATLPTAGAYLALDGTWTTLMNVDLNPAPTNGAPSLMSDSLDVTDFDARYVIFAINSRFGSNDYSENSVAIAEIQFLQGAVGDIPEPATMSLLAIGSLAAVIRRRR; encoded by the coding sequence GTGAAACGCACCATTACAGCAGTTCTGGCACTGGGGCTTATCATGACTCTGGCCGGCGTCGCACAGGCGGCAGTCGGCGACATCCTCAGCTCCGCGGGGTGGACGACCCGCGAAGGAGTCACATCCGGATGGCCCTCCAATACGGGCATTAAGGCCATCAACGGCGATGGGCTCAACGGCCTGTATCACGACCCGGGGATCTATGACAACTGGGGTCCGGTCTGGTTCACTCAGATCAATGAGGGCAACCAGTGGATCAATACGTTCTCACCGGGACGAATTTGGTTGATGGTGGACATGCAGGAAGTCCAGACCATCGGCACGATCAACGTCTGGAACTTCGGCGATCCGGCCAGCCACCCCGCGGGCTTCAACCTCGGCGCCAAGAACGTGGACATCTACTACGCCGGCGATGGCGCGACTCTTCCGACCGCCGGAGCGTACCTCGCGCTGGACGGGACGTGGACCACCCTGATGAATGTGGACCTGAACCCCGCGCCAACGAACGGGGCGCCCTCCCTCATGAGCGACTCCCTCGACGTGACCGACTTCGACGCCCGGTATGTGATCTTCGCGATCAACAGCCGCTTCGGGTCCAACGACTACAGCGAAAACAGCGTCGCCATCGCCGAGATCCAGTTCCTCCAAGGCGCCGTCGGCGACATCCCCGAGCCGGCGACCATGAGCCTGCTGGCCATCGGCTCCCTGGCGGCGGTGATCCGCCGTCGCAGGTGA
- a CDS encoding uroporphyrinogen decarboxylase family protein codes for MMTELENFRAIVEHRRPEWIPFGMGFTPDLARRVAQHVGTDDVAGHYGMWQPAWVGPKVVGEPPKIDFGRYWQGEDLPQGTRINHLGVAEVPAQFYHFTGYISPLRNATSLAQIEDYPVQDPAVYDWEPAIAAVSAAHAAGRSVMIFLGHMYENAWQVRGYEQFLMDTIERPAWAECLLDKFFRQNYHAAIGAARAGVDYIYCGDDVASQKSMMFSMDTWRTLILSRWRRCWQAIKEIDSRCAIGYHTDGNCTDIVGQMLDAGLDFLNPVQPECVDADALKARFGDRLGLHGCIGTQSTMPFGTPDDVRARVRECVEKYGQRGGLILAPTHVLEPEVPLANIDALAEACRQYGTLSSSSH; via the coding sequence ATGATGACGGAACTGGAGAACTTCAGGGCGATCGTCGAACACCGCCGGCCGGAGTGGATTCCTTTCGGCATGGGCTTTACGCCCGACCTGGCCCGGCGGGTGGCCCAGCACGTCGGCACCGACGACGTCGCCGGGCATTACGGGATGTGGCAGCCGGCATGGGTGGGGCCCAAAGTGGTGGGGGAGCCGCCGAAGATCGACTTTGGTCGATACTGGCAGGGCGAGGATCTGCCCCAGGGCACGCGCATCAACCATCTGGGCGTGGCCGAAGTGCCGGCGCAGTTCTACCACTTCACCGGATATATCTCGCCGTTGCGCAACGCCACGAGCCTGGCGCAGATCGAAGACTATCCGGTACAGGACCCTGCCGTTTACGATTGGGAGCCTGCCATCGCCGCCGTGTCGGCTGCCCACGCCGCCGGGCGCAGCGTGATGATCTTCCTGGGGCACATGTATGAGAACGCCTGGCAGGTGCGCGGGTACGAGCAGTTCCTGATGGACACGATTGAGCGGCCGGCCTGGGCGGAGTGTCTGCTGGACAAGTTCTTCCGTCAGAATTACCACGCGGCCATCGGGGCCGCCCGGGCGGGCGTGGACTATATCTACTGCGGCGACGACGTGGCCAGCCAGAAGTCCATGATGTTCTCGATGGACACCTGGCGGACGCTGATCCTGAGTCGCTGGCGCCGCTGCTGGCAGGCGATCAAGGAGATCGACTCCCGCTGCGCGATCGGGTACCACACCGACGGCAACTGCACGGACATTGTCGGCCAGATGCTCGACGCGGGGCTGGACTTCCTCAACCCGGTGCAGCCCGAGTGCGTGGACGCCGACGCGCTCAAGGCCCGTTTCGGCGACCGGCTGGGGCTTCACGGGTGCATCGGCACGCAATCGACGATGCCCTTCGGCACGCCCGACGACGTGCGGGCGCGGGTGCGCGAGTGCGTCGAAAAGTACGGGCAGCGCGGCGGGCTGATCCTGGCCCCCACGCATGTGCTGGAACCGGAAGTGCCGCTGGCCAACATCGACGCGCTGGCCGAAGCATGCCGCCAGTACGGAACGCTCAGTTCGTCGAGCCATTGA
- a CDS encoding S49 family peptidase produces MTESNSYPPPQPAAAPRPRRRVGVWIFVSVLVTLLLLSVLINMGLVLMLTGAQSQYGLVKTTVQEGAADQTIAVYEISGVIDNSAADQFQKFTNALDKEPDVKAVVLRVETPGGSVAASDEIHDMILRLKGKGKKVVVSMGALAASGGYYVSAPADIIMAERTTMTGSIGVIATWFVFKGTLDKIGVEPIVMKSSDAAAWKDALSPLSKPAPYQQRYIQSLLNETQEIFEQVVRKGRGDRLKTRKPTIEVSDAATQQAQTQGQDQIEPFNGKIYSASAAMELGLIDKIGYQRDAYDQAAKAAGLGNPRVVRYVPRHSFLAVLTDGQTQSRALSVETLRQMQTPAIEVIWRP; encoded by the coding sequence ATGACGGAATCGAACTCGTACCCGCCGCCGCAACCGGCCGCTGCCCCCAGGCCCCGCCGCCGCGTGGGCGTGTGGATATTCGTCTCGGTGCTGGTGACGCTGCTGTTGCTGTCGGTGCTGATCAACATGGGGCTGGTCCTGATGCTGACCGGCGCCCAGAGCCAGTACGGTCTGGTGAAGACGACCGTGCAGGAAGGCGCCGCCGATCAGACCATCGCCGTCTATGAGATCTCCGGCGTGATCGACAACAGTGCGGCCGATCAGTTCCAGAAATTCACCAATGCTCTGGACAAGGAGCCTGACGTCAAGGCCGTCGTCCTGCGCGTCGAAACGCCCGGCGGGTCGGTGGCGGCGTCGGACGAGATCCACGACATGATTCTGCGCCTCAAGGGCAAGGGCAAGAAGGTCGTCGTCTCGATGGGGGCGCTGGCCGCCAGCGGCGGGTACTACGTGTCGGCCCCGGCGGACATCATCATGGCCGAGCGCACGACGATGACGGGCAGCATCGGCGTGATCGCCACGTGGTTCGTTTTCAAGGGCACGCTGGACAAGATCGGCGTCGAGCCGATCGTGATGAAGTCGTCGGACGCGGCCGCCTGGAAAGACGCCCTGAGCCCGCTGTCAAAACCCGCCCCATACCAGCAGCGGTACATCCAGTCGCTGCTCAATGAGACGCAGGAGATCTTCGAGCAGGTTGTCCGGAAAGGGCGAGGCGACCGCCTCAAGACCCGAAAGCCGACCATCGAAGTTTCCGACGCCGCCACGCAACAGGCCCAGACGCAAGGGCAGGACCAGATCGAACCCTTCAACGGAAAAATCTACAGCGCTTCAGCCGCCATGGAACTGGGATTGATCGACAAGATCGGCTACCAGCGCGACGCCTACGACCAGGCCGCCAAGGCCGCCGGACTGGGCAATCCCCGGGTGGTCCGCTACGTCCCGCGACATAGCTTCCTGGCCGTCCTGACCGACGGCCAAACGCAAAGCCGCGCCCTGAGCGTCGAGACCCTGCGCCAGATGCAGACCCCGGCGATCGAGGTGATCTGGAGACCGTGA
- a CDS encoding metallophosphoesterase family protein: MKILLIADIHANYHALRAVLDAFADVDETWFLGDVISYGWQPSQCLELVRRRCSKIIRGNHDLQCYGGSITAGEQAYLAALPAQMEIALNGTRYLLTHDVPGQKAYFTAATAQAVFDTLLASIEQDVVLCGHSHTAMLVESGGKTLVNVGTVGQPRDGDPRAQCMLMQDGRFSFHRVAYDLDAMEADYRRLAPPGDEIESWIRWARQGMVDVHGLQRGPFSE; this comes from the coding sequence ATGAAGATCCTCCTGATCGCCGACATCCACGCCAACTACCACGCCCTCCGGGCCGTCCTCGACGCCTTTGCCGACGTGGACGAAACCTGGTTTCTGGGCGACGTGATTTCGTACGGCTGGCAGCCCAGCCAGTGTCTTGAGCTGGTTCGGCGGCGCTGCAGCAAGATCATCCGCGGCAACCACGATCTGCAGTGTTACGGCGGGTCGATCACAGCCGGCGAACAGGCATATCTGGCGGCCCTGCCGGCGCAGATGGAAATCGCGCTCAACGGCACGCGGTATCTGCTCACGCACGACGTTCCGGGGCAGAAGGCATATTTCACCGCCGCGACGGCCCAGGCGGTGTTTGATACGCTGCTGGCGTCGATCGAACAGGACGTGGTCTTGTGCGGCCACTCGCATACGGCTATGCTCGTCGAGTCGGGCGGCAAGACGCTGGTGAATGTCGGGACGGTCGGTCAGCCGCGCGACGGCGATCCGCGAGCGCAGTGCATGCTGATGCAGGACGGCCGCTTCAGCTTCCACCGCGTGGCGTACGACCTGGACGCGATGGAGGCCGACTACCGCCGCCTGGCCCCGCCGGGCGACGAGATTGAAAGTTGGATCCGCTGGGCCCGCCAGGGCATGGTAGACGTTCACGGCCTGCAGCGTGGGCCGTTCAGCGAGTGA
- a CDS encoding AraC family transcriptional regulator gives MAKTTKKPMEFSWLEGHYVGRGASDRAIHCSELVHLQRPAITFVGQHVWTPDCWSYARSHPCAQVIVTFGGRGRFYIDGQWQVAEKNTVFVCRPGCEVAVRGLKGYRWQLCAVMYSQGADENMLESMPTPTLYPADVTGLHMAVENLFRELSVRADTSVLEHMVALIDAESRCLIHSPPKPRRLGELWAAIEADVGQPWTVERMAEFINVSERHLGRLCHEETGTYPQAYLAYLRMRRAANLLMARDHSVETVAKLVGYDSPFAFSNAFKERHGLSPTAFRKTRQDCTQIVRLRQAEEVS, from the coding sequence ATGGCTAAGACAACAAAGAAGCCGATGGAGTTCAGTTGGCTCGAAGGGCACTATGTCGGGCGCGGCGCCAGTGATCGGGCGATCCACTGCTCGGAACTGGTGCATCTGCAGCGTCCGGCGATCACCTTTGTCGGCCAGCACGTCTGGACCCCCGACTGCTGGTCGTACGCCCGCAGCCATCCCTGCGCGCAGGTGATCGTCACCTTCGGCGGTCGCGGGCGCTTCTACATCGACGGGCAGTGGCAGGTGGCCGAGAAGAACACCGTCTTCGTCTGCCGCCCCGGATGTGAAGTGGCCGTCCGCGGGCTCAAGGGATACCGCTGGCAGCTCTGCGCGGTGATGTATTCCCAGGGCGCCGACGAGAACATGCTCGAAAGCATGCCCACCCCCACGCTGTATCCCGCCGACGTGACCGGGCTGCACATGGCCGTCGAGAACCTCTTCCGCGAGTTGTCGGTGAGGGCGGACACCAGCGTGCTGGAGCACATGGTCGCCCTGATCGACGCCGAAAGCCGCTGCCTGATCCACAGCCCGCCCAAGCCTCGCCGGCTGGGCGAACTCTGGGCCGCCATCGAGGCCGACGTCGGTCAGCCCTGGACCGTCGAGCGGATGGCGGAATTCATCAACGTCTCCGAGCGCCACCTGGGGCGGTTGTGCCACGAAGAGACCGGCACGTATCCCCAGGCGTACCTGGCCTATCTGCGGATGCGCCGCGCGGCCAATCTGCTGATGGCCCGCGACCATTCCGTCGAGACCGTCGCCAAGCTGGTCGGCTACGATTCGCCGTTTGCCTTCAGCAACGCCTTCAAGGAACGACACGGGCTGAGCCCGACGGCCTTTCGCAAGACCCGCCAGGATTGCACGCAGATCGTGCGGCTCAGGCAGGCCGAGGAGGTAAGCTGA
- a CDS encoding alpha/beta hydrolase-fold protein: protein MAGARRAFWSATLWSAAALAAALGVSRFPTTSKAASEAAALQSDASRVVTIHSDSFKKDFSATVVLPSEYAKSAKAYGLIVLLHGVGGDHTDWPKMLPLAPLADKYQRIIIAATAGANSWWVDYGGTNFAETFVTGELIASLKKQGYRISDGGHWISGNSMGGWGALRIGLGHPELFSAVGGLSACITPARWRGKIDRTWGLTAAMGPAGGRPALFAQQQIAELAKRKGLVLSLLCGQQDGLFEKENNAAHAALEAASVPHQWQVLAGKHNAQFWAENLPRQLEYFQSKTGDTETQRKQR from the coding sequence ATGGCCGGCGCGCGGCGAGCCTTCTGGAGTGCGACTCTATGGAGTGCGGCAGCCTTAGCTGCCGCTTTGGGAGTTTCTCGATTCCCAACAACTTCCAAAGCGGCATCTGAGGCTGCCGCACTCCAAAGTGACGCCTCCCGCGTCGTCACGATCCACAGCGACTCGTTCAAGAAGGACTTTTCGGCTACAGTGGTCTTGCCGTCAGAATATGCCAAGAGCGCCAAGGCGTACGGCCTTATCGTGCTGCTGCACGGCGTCGGGGGCGATCACACCGACTGGCCCAAGATGCTCCCGCTGGCGCCGCTGGCGGACAAGTATCAGCGAATCATCATCGCCGCCACGGCCGGAGCCAATTCGTGGTGGGTCGACTATGGCGGGACGAACTTTGCCGAGACGTTCGTGACCGGGGAGCTCATTGCCTCGCTGAAAAAGCAGGGCTATCGCATCAGCGACGGCGGGCACTGGATCAGCGGCAACTCGATGGGCGGGTGGGGCGCTCTGCGGATCGGGCTGGGGCATCCGGAACTGTTCTCGGCTGTCGGCGGGCTCAGCGCCTGCATCACGCCGGCGCGATGGAGAGGCAAGATCGACCGCACGTGGGGGCTGACGGCGGCGATGGGTCCGGCCGGCGGTCGCCCGGCGCTGTTTGCGCAGCAGCAGATCGCGGAACTGGCCAAGCGCAAGGGCCTGGTGCTCTCGCTGCTGTGCGGGCAGCAGGACGGCCTGTTCGAAAAAGAAAACAACGCCGCCCACGCCGCCCTGGAGGCCGCGTCGGTGCCGCACCAGTGGCAGGTGCTTGCGGGTAAACACAACGCCCAGTTCTGGGCGGAAAACCTGCCCAGGCAGTTGGAGTACTTCCAAAGCAAGACAGGCGACACAGAAACGCAGAGAAAACAGAGATAG
- a CDS encoding helix-turn-helix transcriptional regulator — translation MSKNDVSGPGPDCLVPGESTRVVSVHSSQLPIMKNRWGIYWLALADYSSDFADISATTCYDILATFGGQGQRWIDGQWRTMKTNDVFLGRPGQAAGQRGRPNHRWHQAIVLYYPEHRAAFLSQVPAAGIVHAEAEPLRSAIQGLHREFVGPASGDVMDAWLTLIDAQARRLIGDPGPPLRLTGLWQQVEADLARAWTMADLAGLANMSEHHLWLLCRQEALTSPMHYVTRLRMNRAVGLLDGDHTIDHVARMVGYEDAFAFSKAFKRHRGMSPAHYRSTK, via the coding sequence ATGTCCAAGAATGATGTAAGCGGACCGGGGCCGGACTGCCTGGTACCGGGCGAGTCGACTCGCGTCGTCTCCGTGCATAGTTCCCAATTGCCCATCATGAAGAACCGCTGGGGCATCTACTGGTTAGCCCTGGCAGACTACAGCAGCGACTTTGCCGACATCTCCGCCACGACGTGTTATGACATCCTGGCGACCTTCGGCGGCCAGGGGCAGCGCTGGATCGACGGACAATGGCGGACGATGAAGACCAATGACGTCTTTCTGGGCCGCCCCGGACAGGCCGCCGGTCAGCGCGGCCGGCCGAATCATCGCTGGCACCAGGCTATCGTGCTGTACTATCCTGAGCACCGGGCGGCGTTTCTGTCGCAGGTTCCGGCGGCGGGAATTGTTCACGCCGAGGCTGAACCGCTACGGTCGGCCATCCAGGGTCTGCACCGCGAGTTTGTCGGCCCCGCCAGCGGCGACGTGATGGATGCCTGGTTGACGCTGATCGACGCGCAGGCGCGGCGCCTGATCGGCGACCCCGGTCCGCCGCTGCGCCTGACGGGTCTGTGGCAGCAGGTCGAGGCCGACCTGGCACGGGCGTGGACGATGGCCGACCTGGCGGGGCTGGCTAACATGTCCGAACACCACCTGTGGTTGCTTTGCCGCCAGGAAGCCCTCACCAGTCCCATGCACTACGTGACGAGGCTGCGAATGAACCGGGCGGTTGGACTGCTCGACGGCGATCACACCATCGACCACGTCGCTCGCATGGTCGGGTACGAAGACGCGTTCGCGTTCTCCAAGGCCTTCAAGCGCCATCGGGGGATGAGCCCGGCGCACTATCGCAGCACTAAGTAA
- a CDS encoding alpha-L-fucosidase, whose translation MCANSSTASEQHRIIQIPQQYGGGTFQRTTHPDAQWFGEGRLGLFMHWGINSCAGDADISWGMIANTSWDRGLKNRNKITPAEYYALAKKFYPDNYDPEKWLAAAKDAGFTYAVLTTKHHDGYTLWPSQFGEMGTRVYMGGRDLVAPYVAACRKLGLKVGLYYSPPDFYFNREYMSFGCASDPEKTGGMNHEPREIPPEPPEWKEKNAAHIRGQIKELLTWYGKVDLLWFDGGPNVISMDELRAMQPGMVIDPRMHGYGDFDTWECGMGSVPPPDWWELCERWNIGPWGYTYHDETYWPLRRMLSRFTHTRCWGGNYLLNVAPNRHGELPEVYYRRMGELKAWMDKNKESVFGTGRGPFPQQSNLPVTTRQGQNVWYVHVPADFSDAPRISGAGKPAAVTMLATGKKLKTSFKAGELTIDLPAALRSDNVDVIKIAW comes from the coding sequence ATGTGTGCCAACAGCAGTACCGCCAGCGAACAGCATCGTATCATCCAGATCCCCCAGCAGTATGGCGGCGGGACGTTTCAGCGCACCACGCACCCCGACGCGCAGTGGTTCGGCGAGGGGCGTCTGGGCCTGTTCATGCACTGGGGCATCAACAGTTGCGCCGGCGATGCGGATATTTCCTGGGGCATGATCGCCAACACGTCCTGGGACCGCGGGCTCAAGAATCGCAACAAGATCACCCCCGCCGAGTACTACGCCCTGGCCAAAAAGTTCTACCCGGACAACTACGATCCGGAGAAGTGGCTGGCCGCGGCCAAGGACGCGGGCTTCACCTATGCGGTGCTGACGACCAAGCACCACGACGGCTATACGCTCTGGCCCAGCCAGTTCGGCGAGATGGGCACGCGCGTCTACATGGGCGGGCGCGACCTGGTGGCCCCGTACGTAGCCGCCTGCCGCAAGCTCGGGCTCAAGGTCGGGCTGTACTACTCGCCGCCGGACTTCTACTTCAACCGCGAGTACATGTCGTTCGGCTGCGCCAGCGACCCGGAGAAGACCGGCGGGATGAACCACGAGCCGCGCGAGATTCCGCCCGAGCCGCCGGAATGGAAGGAAAAGAATGCCGCGCATATCCGCGGGCAGATCAAGGAACTGCTGACCTGGTACGGTAAGGTCGACCTGCTGTGGTTCGACGGCGGACCTAACGTGATTTCCATGGACGAACTGCGGGCGATGCAGCCGGGGATGGTGATCGACCCGCGGATGCACGGTTACGGCGACTTCGACACCTGGGAGTGCGGCATGGGCTCGGTCCCGCCGCCGGACTGGTGGGAACTGTGCGAACGCTGGAACATCGGTCCGTGGGGCTACACGTACCATGACGAAACGTACTGGCCGCTGCGCCGCATGCTGAGCCGCTTCACGCACACGCGGTGCTGGGGCGGCAACTACCTGCTCAACGTGGCCCCCAACCGCCACGGCGAGCTGCCCGAGGTCTACTACCGCCGCATGGGCGAGCTGAAGGCCTGGATGGACAAGAATAAGGAATCCGTCTTCGGCACCGGGCGCGGACCGTTCCCCCAGCAGTCCAACCTGCCCGTGACCACCCGCCAGGGGCAGAACGTCTGGTACGTCCACGTGCCTGCCGACTTCAGCGATGCCCCGCGCATCAGCGGCGCCGGAAAACCCGCTGCCGTGACCATGCTGGCCACGGGCAAGAAGCTCAAGACGTCCTTCAAGGCCGGCGAATTGACCATCGATCTGCCCGCCGCCCTGCGCAGCGACAATGTCGACGTGATCAAGATCGCCTGGTGA
- a CDS encoding DUF4159 domain-containing protein: protein MVMDCAAACLMLLALAASPAEGDVAPPLSPRAIDRAMAAGSAYLASQISATGMCRDEFPPGNPRHGGKTGIVVYAMLSAAADAKASPLREALEWLTAAELNGTYAVAMRACALAQLKGKEPHPQLSKDVAWLIAAAGADGSYTYTSKDGAATADSAAYDNSNSQAAVMAVAAGQHRGLGVPVDYWQKVERHWLRQQQVDGGWGYVVRGGAGRPQTYGSMTAAGLASLYACFDVLHRQEYLRPLTPEYKPIAEALGWLDKNYQPDANPHKGPNYYYDWLLALSRVGAACGRKQFAAQDWYAHSLRELLDRQNSDGSWGDGPVPTAMAMLTLAQGYQPVLVNKLRYEGKWNVRPRDAAMLCQYIGYTFERPLAWQVVDVDSDYRTWLDAPILYISGAGRVQFSDEQIARLRDYVLAGGLIVSESAGNSGSFTLDMHEAYGRMFPNLALRQLPAAHSVYSGYFTLGDTAGLWGISNGVRPLAVHAPRELSLALELGPDKANRPVFELMGNIYMLASDKGNLPPRGSTPWPAAKPFKPRRTLSVVRLAYSGNDDPEPMAWNRLALLMGVRHNIELQVLGPLPIERLDPRTHPVASLCGTGDFRLNPAQTQALKNYLLGGGTLIADAAGGSAAFVEALESQLLPLLASAPRGPLASHIPFTGPAQISRVYYRRELAQALPADQRKDQRLRCIALPIPGDPTGRARPAVIYSSEDLTSGLLGYPSGAVRGYREDSAVAIMTNLLVYATDMHAKLLAAAKAPPAPVSQPSPPATRPASQAARPRPAPSTKPAVLRPDLGGEF from the coding sequence ATGGTCATGGACTGTGCCGCTGCTTGCCTGATGCTGCTGGCTCTTGCCGCCTCGCCGGCCGAGGGCGACGTCGCGCCGCCTCTGTCGCCACGGGCGATCGATCGAGCGATGGCGGCGGGCAGCGCCTATCTCGCTTCGCAGATCTCCGCCACGGGCATGTGCAGGGACGAGTTCCCGCCGGGCAATCCGCGCCATGGGGGCAAGACCGGCATCGTCGTCTACGCGATGCTCTCCGCCGCGGCCGACGCCAAGGCCTCGCCCCTGCGCGAGGCGCTGGAATGGCTGACCGCCGCCGAGCTCAACGGCACATACGCCGTAGCCATGCGGGCGTGCGCATTGGCGCAGCTCAAGGGCAAGGAGCCCCATCCGCAATTGTCCAAGGACGTGGCGTGGTTGATCGCCGCGGCGGGCGCGGACGGGTCGTACACCTACACGAGCAAGGACGGCGCCGCGACGGCAGACAGCGCCGCTTATGATAATTCGAACAGCCAGGCCGCCGTGATGGCGGTGGCGGCGGGGCAGCATCGCGGGCTGGGCGTGCCGGTGGACTACTGGCAGAAGGTCGAGCGTCATTGGCTGCGCCAGCAGCAGGTCGACGGCGGCTGGGGGTACGTGGTGCGCGGCGGGGCGGGGCGCCCGCAGACGTACGGGTCAATGACGGCGGCGGGTCTGGCCAGCCTGTACGCCTGCTTCGACGTGCTGCACCGCCAGGAGTACCTGCGCCCGCTGACTCCGGAGTACAAACCTATCGCCGAGGCCTTGGGGTGGCTGGACAAGAACTACCAGCCCGACGCCAATCCGCACAAAGGGCCCAACTACTACTACGACTGGCTGCTGGCGCTGTCGCGCGTCGGGGCGGCCTGCGGGCGAAAGCAGTTCGCCGCACAGGACTGGTACGCCCACTCGCTGCGGGAGCTGCTCGACCGCCAGAACAGCGACGGCAGTTGGGGCGACGGACCCGTCCCCACGGCTATGGCCATGCTCACCCTGGCGCAGGGATATCAGCCGGTGCTGGTCAACAAGCTGCGCTACGAGGGCAAGTGGAACGTGCGCCCGCGCGACGCGGCCATGCTGTGCCAGTATATCGGCTACACCTTCGAGCGGCCGCTGGCGTGGCAGGTGGTCGATGTCGACAGCGACTACCGCACCTGGCTCGACGCGCCCATCCTTTATATCAGCGGCGCCGGGCGCGTGCAGTTCAGCGACGAGCAGATCGCCCGCCTGCGAGACTACGTTTTGGCTGGTGGGCTGATCGTCTCGGAATCCGCCGGCAACAGCGGCTCGTTTACGCTGGACATGCACGAGGCGTACGGCCGCATGTTCCCCAACCTTGCCCTGCGACAGTTGCCCGCGGCTCACTCGGTCTACTCGGGCTACTTCACGTTGGGCGACACAGCGGGCCTGTGGGGCATCTCCAACGGCGTGCGACCGCTGGCGGTCCACGCCCCGCGCGAATTGTCGCTGGCGCTGGAGTTGGGTCCGGACAAGGCCAACCGCCCGGTCTTCGAGCTCATGGGCAACATCTACATGCTCGCCAGCGACAAAGGCAACCTGCCCCCGCGCGGCAGCACGCCGTGGCCGGCGGCCAAACCGTTCAAGCCTCGCCGCACCTTGAGCGTCGTGCGCCTGGCGTACAGCGGCAACGACGACCCCGAGCCGATGGCCTGGAACCGCCTGGCGCTGCTGATGGGCGTGCGGCACAATATCGAGCTGCAGGTGCTGGGCCCGCTGCCCATCGAACGCCTCGACCCGCGCACGCACCCGGTCGCCAGCCTCTGCGGCACGGGCGACTTCCGCCTCAACCCCGCCCAAACGCAGGCGCTCAAGAATTACCTCCTCGGCGGCGGAACGCTGATCGCCGACGCCGCCGGAGGCTCCGCCGCATTCGTCGAAGCCCTCGAGAGCCAGCTTCTGCCGCTGCTGGCGAGTGCCCCGCGAGGGCCTCTGGCCTCGCACATTCCCTTCACGGGACCGGCCCAGATCTCCCGCGTCTACTACCGCCGTGAACTCGCCCAGGCCCTGCCCGCCGACCAGCGAAAGGACCAGCGCCTGCGATGCATCGCCCTGCCGATCCCCGGCGACCCCACAGGCCGGGCGAGACCGGCGGTCATCTACTCCAGCGAAGACCTCACCTCGGGCCTGCTGGGCTATCCCTCCGGCGCCGTGCGAGGGTACCGTGAAGATTCAGCCGTGGCGATCATGACCAACCTGCTCGTCTACGCCACGGACATGCACGCGAAACTTCTTGCCGCCGCCAAAGCACCGCCGGCGCCGGTATCGCAGCCTTCCCCGCCTGCGACGCGGCCGGCCAGTCAAGCGGCCCGGCCGCGCCCCGCGCCGTCGACAAAACCCGCCGTCTTGCGCCCCGATCTGGGCGGCGAATTCTAA